TGGAACTATCTGAGGAAAATTAAAACCGAAATCATGCGAAAGAATAATGTTAAAATTTTCGCCTACCCATAATTTTCCGCTTTTTAAAAAGTTTACTGACTCACTTTCGTGAAATTGATAATCATCAAATGTATTTACTGTAACATTAGGTGAATTTGTTTCTATTGCTAAAGTTTGAATTTGTTTTGACGAGCCGCCTTCATCTGTAATAAAATAATAAGATTCGTCTGAGAAAGGGTGAAGAGTATGAAAATATATATCTCTTGTTTTATCATATGTCCAGTAAACAGGTCCGTGAGCATAAAATAAAATATAGTCACCTGAATTAAAAATACCATCTGTTCCGTTTTCAAATTTTATTGGATTCTCTACCAGATCATCATTTCTGAATATATTATTTTGAACAGATAGGGCTTTACCTCCATTGCCGTAGACTTTTATTTTTGAAGGGTTTTGAAATCCCATTTCTAAAATCTGAGTATATGTTAACTTGAATATTCCGGTTTGTGAAATTTTTATTTTTTGCCATTTACCAGTATTTAATACTGAGTTTGAAGCATATGTTCTGCTTTTATTATTTTTATTCTGAATGTTATTTTCTATAATTCTAAATGAAAATGAAATTAATCTTTCAATAGTTCCATTGTTTTTATTTTTGCGAAGAGGAATAAATGAAAGCTCTACTAATGGTTTTTTCTTAGAAAATGAAACAAATGAGTTAAAATTTATTTCGTTCGGAATACTACTATTATTTAAAATGTTTTTTAATTGTGATGTTGGAACAGGTTCGTAATTAGTGGTAATAATTTCAATCTGAGCATTATTGTTAGATGTTATCATTTTAAATTGTTCATGATAATATGGAAGTCCTGTAGATAAATTTTCGTATACTGCATTTGAGAAATACAACAACTCAAAATTATTTTCGTTTATTTTTTCAACTTTGTTTGGTAACCAAATAATATTTCTTTCTAAAATTTGGCAAAAAGCAGAATTTGCTAAAAATAAAAAGATAAAAAAAGCGGTAAATTGTAATTGTTTCATTATGTTCGCAATCTAAAATAAGTAACGTCAAAAATACTAACAATTTTTTTCAGGATTTTTAAAAAACGAGTATTTTATATTATTATTGTAGTCGTTTAAAAAGAAAAAGTACTGTTAAGAATTGTGAGAATAATAAAATTATTTGTATAATTGCAACTTGTAGTAAAGTCCATTGAGATGATAAAAAAATACACTATTATTTTAATTGTCCTGTTTTCAGGATGTTGTGAATTTGTTTATGCTCAGGATCCTCAATTTTCTCAGTTTTATGCCTCCCCTCTTTATTTAAACCCAGCACTTACAGGATCTGTTAAATGCCCACGAGCTACCTTAAATTACAGAAACCAATGGCCTGCATTAGGTTCAACCTATGTTACCTATATTGCGTCATACGACCAGCAGGTAAAGGCACTTGAGGGTTCCTTAGGTGGGTATATTTATGCCGATCAGCAGGGCGATGGAGCAATGTCTACAATTAATTTAAGTGGAATTTATGCTTATACATTTGTTTTAAATCGTAGAGCTAATATAAACTGGGCTTTTCAAGCTTCTTACATTCAAAAGAAATTAAATTGGGATTTTATTTTTCCTGATATGATTCATCCTCTTTACGGACCAATTTACCCTACTTCTGAAGTTTTAGTTCCTACATCTGAAGTAAAAAGACATTTTGATTTTTCTACTGGTGGGGTATTGTCAACAAAGAATTACTTTTTTGGTATTGCAGTTCATCATTTAACTCAACCAACTGAGTCATTCAGAAGTAATGATGATGCAGTACTTCCAAGAAAATATACAATTCACTGGGGAACAAATATTCCGATTAAGGGTATTGGCTTAAGAAAAGGTGATTTGATGATATCTCCAAATATTTTATTCCAACAGCAAAAAGATTTCCAACAAATGAACTGGGGACTTTATCTTAGCAGAAAGGGTATAGTTGGAGGTATTTGGTTCCGTCAGAATCTTACATTCCATTATGATTCATTTATTATGGTTCTGGGATATGTAAAAGAAAAAATAAAATTTGCCTATAGTTATGATTTAACTGTTTCACAACTAAAAAATCAAACTTTAGGAGCGCATGAAGTATCATTTACTTTTATTTTCCCATGTAAAGTAAAAGCAAAGAAGTTTAGATCAATGGTTTGCCCTTCATTCTAATTATAAAATTTGTGTTTAGTGCAATATTTCATTAATTTTGTGAGTTTTTAAGTAGGAATTAATTAATAGTTCAAAATATGAATACCAAATTTTTTCTAATCGTAATGTTGTTTGCAGCTTCAGTAGCTTTCTTTTCATCATGTGATGTAAAGAGATCATCGAATACTGGCTGGGATTATAACGACGAAAAAACCGGAGGTTTTGAATATGTATTCTATGAAGAACAAGAAACCGGTCCAGGTTTAGTTCTTATCGAAGGTGGTACATTTTCTATGGGTCGTGTTGAGCAAGATGTACTTTATGATTGGAGTGCTTTTCCAAAACGTGTAACAGTTTCTTCTTTTTATATGGATGAAACCGAAGTTACCAATGTAAACTATCGTGAATATTTATTCTGGTTACGTCGTGTATTTGTTGATTATCCTGAGGTTTATAAAATGGCTTTACCAGATACTTTGGTTTGGAGAAGTAAACTAGCTTTTAATGAGCCTTATGTAGAGTTATATTTCAGACATCCTGCATATCAGGATTATCCTGTTGTAGGTGTTAACTGGTTACAAGCTAATGATTATTGTAGCTGGAGAACTGACCGCGTTAACGAACTTATTATGGTTCGTGAAGGTTTACTTTATATGGATCCAACTGGTCAGTCTGGCGAAGAAAATTTTAATACAGAAGCATATCTTGCAGGTCAATATGAAGGCGCTGTTAGAGATCAGATGCCAGATTATGATCCAAATAACGAATTTAGAAAAGTTCGTATGGAAGATGGTATATTTTTACCAAAATATCGTCTACCAACCGAAGCAGAATGGGAGTTCGCTTCACTTGGCTTAGTTGGTAACATGTTAGCTGATGAGCGTATTTTTAATGAAAAAATATATCCTTGGAATGGTCATTATATCAGAGTTGATGATCGTTCAGGTTTTGATACAAAAGATATTGGTCAGATTAGAGCAAACACCATGAGAGGTCGTGGAGATTATATGGGTATGGCTGGTGCATTAAATGATCACAGTGATGTTACAAGTAATGTTAAAGAATACTGGCCAAATGATTATGGCTTATATTGTATGGCTGGTAATGTAAACGAATGGGTTATGGATGTTTTCCGTCCATTAACATTTGAAGATAATGATGATTTCCGACCTTTCCGTGGAAATATATATAAGACGCAGGTTCGTGATGATGAAGGAAATATTGCAGAAAAAGATAGTTTAGGTGCTATTCGTTACCGTAATGTTACAGATGACGAAGCGTTTAACCGTCGTAACTATAATACTGCTGATAATATTAATTATTTGGATGGTGATTATGAGTCAAGTCTTGATTTTTCAAAAGAAGATGCAAGCAAAGACAATACTAATTCAAAAAGAATGTACGATGTTGGTAAGCCAGTTGTAAATGAGAATGGTAAAGCAACAATGAGAGGTGGAGATAAAATGCAGTCTATGGTTGATAACAGACAAAGAGTATTTAAAGGTGGTGGTTGGAGAGACCGCGCATACTGGATGTCACCTGGAACACGTAGATATTTAGATCAATCACAAGCTCGTCCTGATCTTGGTTTCCGTTGTGCAATGCACAGAGTTGGAGGATCTACAGGAATGGGAATGTAAACAATAATAATATATTTGAAAACCCCATAATTATGGGGTTTTTTTATTTCTAATTGTTATGAAAATAGAAGAAATATACAATTTATTTCAAGGTTGTGGTTCAGTTTGTACTGATACAAGAAATATAAAAAAGGATTCTCTTTATATTGCTTTGAAAGGTGAAAACTTTGATGGTAATAGGTTTTGTAATGATGCTATTTTAAAGGGAAGTAAGTTTGCATTAGTTGATAATAAGGATTACGCAGATAATGTTAAAATATTTTTTGTTGAAAATACCTTATTAACTTTACAGGAATTAGCCAGATTTCATAGG
Above is a genomic segment from Bacteroidia bacterium containing:
- a CDS encoding PorP/SprF family type IX secretion system membrane protein — its product is MIKKYTIILIVLFSGCCEFVYAQDPQFSQFYASPLYLNPALTGSVKCPRATLNYRNQWPALGSTYVTYIASYDQQVKALEGSLGGYIYADQQGDGAMSTINLSGIYAYTFVLNRRANINWAFQASYIQKKLNWDFIFPDMIHPLYGPIYPTSEVLVPTSEVKRHFDFSTGGVLSTKNYFFGIAVHHLTQPTESFRSNDDAVLPRKYTIHWGTNIPIKGIGLRKGDLMISPNILFQQQKDFQQMNWGLYLSRKGIVGGIWFRQNLTFHYDSFIMVLGYVKEKIKFAYSYDLTVSQLKNQTLGAHEVSFTFIFPCKVKAKKFRSMVCPSF
- a CDS encoding SUMF1/EgtB/PvdO family nonheme iron enzyme, whose product is MNTKFFLIVMLFAASVAFFSSCDVKRSSNTGWDYNDEKTGGFEYVFYEEQETGPGLVLIEGGTFSMGRVEQDVLYDWSAFPKRVTVSSFYMDETEVTNVNYREYLFWLRRVFVDYPEVYKMALPDTLVWRSKLAFNEPYVELYFRHPAYQDYPVVGVNWLQANDYCSWRTDRVNELIMVREGLLYMDPTGQSGEENFNTEAYLAGQYEGAVRDQMPDYDPNNEFRKVRMEDGIFLPKYRLPTEAEWEFASLGLVGNMLADERIFNEKIYPWNGHYIRVDDRSGFDTKDIGQIRANTMRGRGDYMGMAGALNDHSDVTSNVKEYWPNDYGLYCMAGNVNEWVMDVFRPLTFEDNDDFRPFRGNIYKTQVRDDEGNIAEKDSLGAIRYRNVTDDEAFNRRNYNTADNINYLDGDYESSLDFSKEDASKDNTNSKRMYDVGKPVVNENGKATMRGGDKMQSMVDNRQRVFKGGGWRDRAYWMSPGTRRYLDQSQARPDLGFRCAMHRVGGSTGMGM